A part of Camelus ferus isolate YT-003-E chromosome 6, BCGSAC_Cfer_1.0, whole genome shotgun sequence genomic DNA contains:
- the RDH12 gene encoding retinol dehydrogenase 12 isoform X3 — translation MMLLILGLLTSFLSFLYLTAPTIRKFFAGGVCRTNVQLPGKVVVITGANTGIGKETARELARRGARVYIACRDVLKGESAASEIRADTKNSQVLVRKLDLSDTKSIRAFAEGFLAEEKQLHILINNAGVMMCPYSKTADGFETHLGVNHLGHFLLTHLLLEQLKKSAPARVVNLSSVVHHAGKIRFHDLQGEKYYNRGFAYCHSKLANVLFTRELAKRLQGTGVTTYAVHPGVVRSELVRHSFLLCLLWQLFSPFLKSAREGAQTSLHCALAEGLEPLSGKYFRTRF, via the exons GAAGTTCTTTGCTGGCGGGGTTTGCAGAACAAACGTGCAGCTTCCTGGGAAGGTGGTGGTGATCACTGGCGCCAACACGGGCATCGGCAAGGAGACGGCCAGAGAGCTCGCTCGCAGAG GAGCCCGAGTATACATTGCCTGCCGAGATGTTCTGAAGGGGGAGTCTGCTGCCAGTGAAATCCGAGCCGATACAAAGAACTCCCAGGTGCTGGTGCGGAAACTGGACCTATCTGATACCAAATCCATCCGAGCCTTTGCTGAGGGCTTTCTGGCAG AGGAAAAGCAGCTCCACATTCTGATCAACAATGCAGGAGTGATGATGTGTCCATATTCCAAGACAGCTGATGGCTTTGAAACCCACCTGGGAGTCAACCACCTGG GCCACTTCCTTCTCACTCACTTGCTCCTGGAGCAGCTGAAGAAGTCCGCTCCTGCACGAGTGGTCAACTTGTCATCAGTGGTCCACCACGCTGGCAAGATTCGCTTCCACGACCTCCAGGGTGAGAAGTACTACAACCGGGGTTTTGCTTACTGCCACAGCAAGCTGGCCAATGTGCTCTTTACTCGTGAGCTGGCCAAGAGACTCCAAG GCACTGGGGTCACCACCTATGCGGTGCACCCGGGCGTCGTCCGCTCCGAGCTGGTCCGCCACTCCTTCCTGCTGTGTCTGCTCTGGCAGCTCTTCTCCCCGTTCCTTAAGTCGGCGCGGGAGGGGGCCCAGACCAGCCTGCACTGCGCCCTGGCTGAGGGCCTGGAACCCCTGAGCGGCAAGTACTTCAG AACTAGATTCTGA
- the RDH12 gene encoding retinol dehydrogenase 12 isoform X2 has protein sequence MMLLILGLLTSFLSFLYLTAPTIRKFFAGGVCRTNVQLPGKVVVITGANTGIGKETARELARRGARVYIACRDVLKGESAASEIRADTKNSQVLVRKLDLSDTKSIRAFAEGFLAEEKQLHILINNAGVMMCPYSKTADGFETHLGVNHLGHFLLTHLLLEQLKKSAPARVVNLSSVVHHAGKIRFHDLQGEKYYNRGFAYCHSKLANVLFTRELAKRLQGTGVTTYAVHPGVVRSELVRHSFLLCLLWQLFSPFLKSAREGAQTSLHCALAEGLEPLSGKYFSCCRYSRMSLPLASTLKFGDDQIQC, from the exons GAAGTTCTTTGCTGGCGGGGTTTGCAGAACAAACGTGCAGCTTCCTGGGAAGGTGGTGGTGATCACTGGCGCCAACACGGGCATCGGCAAGGAGACGGCCAGAGAGCTCGCTCGCAGAG GAGCCCGAGTATACATTGCCTGCCGAGATGTTCTGAAGGGGGAGTCTGCTGCCAGTGAAATCCGAGCCGATACAAAGAACTCCCAGGTGCTGGTGCGGAAACTGGACCTATCTGATACCAAATCCATCCGAGCCTTTGCTGAGGGCTTTCTGGCAG AGGAAAAGCAGCTCCACATTCTGATCAACAATGCAGGAGTGATGATGTGTCCATATTCCAAGACAGCTGATGGCTTTGAAACCCACCTGGGAGTCAACCACCTGG GCCACTTCCTTCTCACTCACTTGCTCCTGGAGCAGCTGAAGAAGTCCGCTCCTGCACGAGTGGTCAACTTGTCATCAGTGGTCCACCACGCTGGCAAGATTCGCTTCCACGACCTCCAGGGTGAGAAGTACTACAACCGGGGTTTTGCTTACTGCCACAGCAAGCTGGCCAATGTGCTCTTTACTCGTGAGCTGGCCAAGAGACTCCAAG GCACTGGGGTCACCACCTATGCGGTGCACCCGGGCGTCGTCCGCTCCGAGCTGGTCCGCCACTCCTTCCTGCTGTGTCTGCTCTGGCAGCTCTTCTCCCCGTTCCTTAAGTCGGCGCGGGAGGGGGCCCAGACCAGCCTGCACTGCGCCCTGGCTGAGGGCCTGGAACCCCTGAGCGGCAAGTACTTCAG TTGTTGCAGATACAGCAGAATGTCACTCCCGCTCGCCAGTACCCTGAAATTTGGTGATGATCAGATCCAGTGCTAG
- the RDH12 gene encoding retinol dehydrogenase 12 isoform X1: MMLLILGLLTSFLSFLYLTAPTIRKFFAGGVCRTNVQLPGKVVVITGANTGIGKETARELARRGARVYIACRDVLKGESAASEIRADTKNSQVLVRKLDLSDTKSIRAFAEGFLAEEKQLHILINNAGVMMCPYSKTADGFETHLGVNHLGHFLLTHLLLEQLKKSAPARVVNLSSVVHHAGKIRFHDLQGEKYYNRGFAYCHSKLANVLFTRELAKRLQGTGVTTYAVHPGVVRSELVRHSFLLCLLWQLFSPFLKSAREGAQTSLHCALAEGLEPLSGKYFSDCRRTCMSPKARNNKTSERLWTVSCELLGIQWE, translated from the exons GAAGTTCTTTGCTGGCGGGGTTTGCAGAACAAACGTGCAGCTTCCTGGGAAGGTGGTGGTGATCACTGGCGCCAACACGGGCATCGGCAAGGAGACGGCCAGAGAGCTCGCTCGCAGAG GAGCCCGAGTATACATTGCCTGCCGAGATGTTCTGAAGGGGGAGTCTGCTGCCAGTGAAATCCGAGCCGATACAAAGAACTCCCAGGTGCTGGTGCGGAAACTGGACCTATCTGATACCAAATCCATCCGAGCCTTTGCTGAGGGCTTTCTGGCAG AGGAAAAGCAGCTCCACATTCTGATCAACAATGCAGGAGTGATGATGTGTCCATATTCCAAGACAGCTGATGGCTTTGAAACCCACCTGGGAGTCAACCACCTGG GCCACTTCCTTCTCACTCACTTGCTCCTGGAGCAGCTGAAGAAGTCCGCTCCTGCACGAGTGGTCAACTTGTCATCAGTGGTCCACCACGCTGGCAAGATTCGCTTCCACGACCTCCAGGGTGAGAAGTACTACAACCGGGGTTTTGCTTACTGCCACAGCAAGCTGGCCAATGTGCTCTTTACTCGTGAGCTGGCCAAGAGACTCCAAG GCACTGGGGTCACCACCTATGCGGTGCACCCGGGCGTCGTCCGCTCCGAGCTGGTCCGCCACTCCTTCCTGCTGTGTCTGCTCTGGCAGCTCTTCTCCCCGTTCCTTAAGTCGGCGCGGGAGGGGGCCCAGACCAGCCTGCACTGCGCCCTGGCTGAGGGCCTGGAACCCCTGAGCGGCAAGTACTTCAG TGACTGCAGGAGGACTTGTATGTCCCCCAAGGCCAGAAACAACAAAACGTCTGAGCGCTTGTGGACTGTCAGCTGTGAGCTTCTGGGAATCCAGTGGGAGTAG